A part of Melittangium boletus DSM 14713 genomic DNA contains:
- a CDS encoding methyl-accepting chemotaxis protein, translating into MSDSGASPQPIQTEIRRLSWRVFWTYQLYSLTAAIPLTYLVNLVMGLNAEQAKFMQTYVQPPIMLLSGVLGPFFVGYLVLRHALTPVRGEPEVDRLVRILKAPRRVEIFMLLLVTGSNALLMGIVCAVFQLNMWTVPWGAMVTLAVVALVMIQVRLSIEKLLRPHALAIYQANPTQPLVGSGIFWIRQSWFLPYAFGLFVFASLALTGTILGTQIVDVFVFLSAQHAQLGGAEFGEVLARGAALVRERTLIPMLALGAYLILNASISALRLARHQTEGSSAVGDSIQALASGKAELPAWVSTDEIGDLSRATANVFNRLGNLSLSLADSARQLGQSAEELGSSNLKQNEILTRQAAAIQETQVTSQEIKQTSLVASQKAEAVLRQTEKADEISRSGETAVEQSLTGLQAIRDQVKAMENHIRALDDRAKQIGKITTTVKDLADQSNMLALNAAIEAVRSGEHGKGFAVVAREIRILADQSIKATNSVRDILLDISSAIRTTVSITEQGTLRVEESLKQVRASGENIRQLSVIVRENAQSVRHISMAVTQQNAGIGQIFQAINDLSELMAETMTRLRASDEAMELVRGVAHNVSGYVDAYGWNQVQGAKTGAQAGEHNLKSDHRR; encoded by the coding sequence ATGTCCGATTCAGGCGCGAGCCCCCAACCGATCCAAACCGAGATCCGACGCCTTTCCTGGCGCGTCTTCTGGACCTATCAGCTCTACTCGCTGACCGCGGCCATCCCGTTGACCTACCTGGTCAACCTGGTCATGGGTCTCAACGCCGAGCAGGCGAAGTTCATGCAGACGTACGTGCAGCCGCCGATCATGCTGCTGTCCGGCGTCTTGGGGCCCTTCTTCGTCGGCTACCTGGTGCTGCGCCACGCGCTGACGCCGGTCCGGGGCGAGCCCGAAGTGGATCGGCTGGTGCGCATCCTGAAGGCGCCCCGGCGCGTTGAAATCTTCATGCTGCTGCTGGTGACGGGCAGCAACGCCCTGCTCATGGGGATCGTGTGCGCGGTCTTCCAGCTGAACATGTGGACGGTGCCCTGGGGCGCGATGGTCACCCTGGCGGTGGTTGCCCTGGTGATGATCCAGGTGCGCTTGAGCATCGAGAAGCTGCTTCGCCCCCACGCGCTCGCCATCTATCAGGCCAACCCGACGCAGCCGCTCGTGGGCTCGGGCATCTTCTGGATTCGCCAGAGCTGGTTCCTGCCCTACGCCTTCGGTCTGTTCGTCTTCGCCTCGCTGGCGCTGACGGGGACCATTCTCGGCACCCAGATCGTCGATGTGTTCGTGTTCCTGTCCGCTCAGCACGCGCAGCTCGGCGGGGCCGAGTTCGGTGAGGTGCTGGCCCGGGGCGCCGCGCTGGTGCGTGAGCGCACCCTGATCCCGATGCTGGCGCTCGGCGCCTATTTGATCCTCAACGCCAGTATCTCCGCCTTGCGCCTGGCCCGGCACCAGACCGAGGGCTCGAGCGCCGTGGGTGATTCCATCCAGGCGCTGGCCTCGGGCAAGGCCGAGCTGCCCGCCTGGGTGTCGACCGACGAGATCGGCGACCTGTCCCGCGCGACGGCCAACGTCTTCAACCGCCTGGGCAACCTGTCGCTGTCGCTGGCGGACTCCGCCCGTCAGCTTGGCCAGTCCGCCGAGGAACTGGGCTCCTCCAACCTCAAGCAGAACGAGATCCTGACCCGTCAGGCCGCCGCCATCCAGGAGACCCAGGTCACCAGCCAGGAGATCAAGCAGACCTCGCTCGTGGCGTCGCAGAAGGCCGAGGCGGTGCTGCGTCAGACGGAGAAGGCCGACGAGATCAGCCGCTCGGGTGAGACGGCCGTCGAGCAGAGCCTCACGGGCCTGCAGGCCATCCGCGATCAGGTCAAGGCGATGGAGAACCACATCCGCGCCCTGGATGATCGCGCCAAGCAGATCGGCAAGATCACCACCACGGTGAAGGACCTGGCGGACCAGTCCAACATGCTGGCGCTCAACGCCGCCATCGAGGCGGTGCGCTCGGGTGAACACGGCAAGGGCTTCGCCGTGGTGGCCCGTGAAATCCGCATCCTGGCGGACCAGTCCATCAAGGCGACCAACAGCGTTCGCGACATCCTCTTGGACATCAGCTCCGCCATTCGCACCACGGTGAGCATCACCGAGCAGGGCACGCTGCGCGTGGAGGAGAGCCTCAAGCAGGTGCGCGCCTCGGGCGAGAACATCCGCCAGCTGTCCGTCATCGTGCGCGAGAACGCCCAGTCGGTGCGCCACATCTCCATGGCCGTCACCCAGCAGAACGCGGGCATCGGGCAGATCTTCCAGGCCATCAACGACCTGTCCGAGCTGATGGCGGAGACGATGACGCGCCTTCGCGCCTCGGACGAGGCGATGGAGCTGGTGCGCGGCGTGGCCCACAACGTCTCCGGTTACGTGGACGCCTACGGCTGGAACCAGGTCCAGGGTGCCAAGACGGGTGCTCAGGCCGGCGAGCACAACTTGAAGTCGGATCACAGGCGCTGA
- a CDS encoding UbiA family prenyltransferase, producing MDSNSLVGAAGLPQAEARRSGLGLLLFEPRLIWNFIRYDLSTTLVPNLLFLLAAWQSVDSSVLQLASALSRGAAYFLLYVLTFCLSNQLNGIEEDRINKPDRPLVRGDVSVAGAQARLWGYSLLFCVVGLASGALGWALVWITVTYLHNVVGMARHWFGKDLCMGVGIVAGLVPAWELVTPMTPTAWTWVLTLAISVFVLAPTQDLRDIEGDKLSRRRTLPIALGERATRIFLSVGFVVLAFTTHYLLMDSAWERWSVRVCDALLFLLCGTIALRVVMWRTPRADHQTYMYFTAWYCMVLVSACVVL from the coding sequence GTGGACTCCAATTCACTGGTGGGAGCCGCCGGGCTCCCGCAGGCCGAAGCCAGGCGCTCCGGCCTTGGGTTGCTGCTGTTCGAACCGCGGTTGATCTGGAACTTCATCCGCTACGATCTGTCGACGACACTCGTCCCCAACCTGCTGTTCTTGTTGGCGGCGTGGCAGAGCGTCGACAGCTCGGTGTTGCAACTGGCCTCCGCGCTGTCGCGAGGCGCGGCGTATTTTCTGCTGTACGTGTTGACGTTCTGCCTGTCCAACCAGCTCAACGGCATCGAGGAGGATCGGATCAACAAGCCGGATCGTCCCCTGGTGCGCGGGGACGTGTCCGTGGCGGGTGCCCAGGCGCGTCTCTGGGGCTACTCGCTGTTGTTCTGCGTGGTGGGCTTGGCCTCGGGTGCTCTCGGCTGGGCCTTGGTGTGGATCACGGTGACGTACCTGCACAACGTGGTCGGCATGGCCCGGCATTGGTTCGGCAAGGACCTGTGCATGGGCGTGGGCATCGTCGCCGGCCTGGTTCCCGCCTGGGAGCTGGTGACGCCCATGACGCCCACCGCATGGACCTGGGTGTTGACGCTGGCCATCTCGGTGTTCGTGCTGGCGCCGACGCAGGACCTCCGCGACATCGAGGGGGACAAGCTCAGCCGCAGGCGCACCCTGCCCATCGCGTTGGGGGAGCGCGCCACGCGCATCTTCTTGAGCGTGGGATTCGTGGTGCTCGCCTTCACCACGCACTACCTGCTGATGGACTCCGCCTGGGAGCGCTGGTCCGTTCGGGTCTGTGACGCCCTGCTGTTCCTGCTGTGCGGGACCATCGCCTTGCGCGTGGTGATGTGGCGCACGCCGCGTGCGGATCATCAGACGTACATGTACTTCACGGCCTGGTACTGCATGGTGCTGGTGAGTGCCTGCGTCGTGCTCTGA
- a CDS encoding cytochrome P450, whose translation MSSAPLPSRNPVSPENLLNPLPLYEELRQSDPVYWSEDLHAWVLTRHDDVSACFRDSRFSANRVKMFEMQGGALGPDLLADYLAVARRQMLMKDGADHIRMRRQTMAAFTPEALSSWRPTIYRTIETLVGQVQDQGRMDLVKDISYRFPPLVIAEVLGIPSEDLERFRAWSEPLAEFTGPGLGVDMVEIARQANKATKELFDYLVRHIAKLREHPGQDALSQILTSHKGNIGPMDEGDLAVTSTLLLTAGHLTTTDQLSNGIYDLLTHPDQLQLLRDDPGLLQSAVDEMMRFSPAVPFFHRIVAEDLELRGKSLRKGDLVFLGMAAANRDPAVFPHPDRFDITRGHLHSRHMTFGHGPHHCLGAGLARRELEIAVEVILRRLPGLRLDEENAPRLKYHSLVFRGFEQLPVKW comes from the coding sequence ATGAGTTCGGCCCCGCTGCCCAGCCGTAATCCGGTGAGCCCGGAGAATCTGCTCAACCCCCTTCCTCTGTACGAGGAGTTGCGGCAATCGGACCCGGTGTATTGGTCGGAGGATCTCCACGCGTGGGTCCTCACACGGCATGATGACGTGTCCGCCTGCTTCCGTGATTCGCGCTTCAGCGCGAACCGGGTCAAGATGTTCGAGATGCAGGGCGGAGCGCTGGGTCCCGATCTGCTCGCGGATTATCTGGCGGTCGCCAGGCGCCAGATGCTCATGAAGGACGGGGCGGATCACATCCGCATGCGCCGCCAGACCATGGCGGCCTTCACCCCCGAGGCGCTCTCGTCCTGGCGCCCCACCATCTACCGCACCATCGAGACGCTGGTGGGGCAGGTGCAGGACCAGGGACGCATGGACCTGGTCAAGGACATCTCCTACCGCTTCCCCCCGCTGGTGATCGCCGAGGTGCTCGGCATTCCCTCGGAGGACCTCGAGCGGTTCCGGGCCTGGTCCGAGCCCCTCGCCGAGTTCACCGGCCCCGGTCTCGGGGTGGACATGGTGGAGATCGCGCGTCAGGCGAACAAGGCCACGAAGGAGCTGTTCGACTACCTGGTGCGCCACATCGCGAAGCTTCGTGAGCACCCGGGCCAGGACGCGCTCAGCCAGATCCTCACCAGCCACAAGGGCAACATCGGGCCGATGGACGAGGGAGACCTCGCGGTCACCTCCACGCTGTTGCTCACGGCCGGACACCTCACCACCACGGACCAGCTGAGCAACGGCATCTACGATCTGCTGACGCATCCGGATCAACTCCAGCTGCTGCGCGATGATCCAGGGCTGTTGCAGTCGGCCGTGGACGAGATGATGCGTTTCAGCCCGGCGGTGCCGTTCTTCCACCGCATCGTGGCGGAGGATCTCGAACTGCGCGGCAAGTCGCTGCGCAAGGGAGATCTGGTGTTCCTGGGCATGGCGGCCGCCAACCGCGATCCCGCGGTCTTCCCTCATCCGGATCGCTTCGACATCACGCGCGGCCACCTGCACTCGCGGCACATGACGTTCGGCCATGGTCCCCACCACTGCCTGGGCGCGGGTCTGGCCCGGCGCGAGCTGGAGATCGCCGTCGAGGTCATCCTGCGCCGTCTGCCCGGATTGCGGCTGGACGAGGAGAATGCGCCGCGATTGAAGTACCACAGCCTCGTGTTTCGTGGTTTCGAACAGCTGCCCGTGAAGTGGTAG
- a CDS encoding cytochrome P450, translated as MSTDVSPSKQIPHIRELPLLGSFRDFTGDRLGLFMRISQECPEIGAFQVGPMRMLLITSGQLAQSVLINQADEFFSGKLLQALVPLMGARNLIIIHGDEHRQQRKLLAPAFQPRRLSDFAAVMADYAAQMVAGWAEGEVIDITEQMPLVTMRVVGKTLFDVDFKHEARELNDAMTVSVDYLDYLSSSLVPLPLSWPTPRNARTRRALATIRNQQTAIIEERRRNPGKDMLSSLIGFRDENGQGLTDEQLRDHASTIFVAGHETVAIGMSWTWYLLQHNPEVYAKLRQEVDSVLGGRLPTAEDLPKLSYTLQVVKEAMRLYPPGYIISRAPLHDTRVNGYEMKTSDTLLISPYTLHRNPELYPEPEKFLPERFAPEAEKARPRYSYIPFSAGPHTCLGNFFALMEAQLLLSVMVQRVNLEALPNQKVVAHPGVSLRMSSYKLRVSRRAPVERPQAHVASA; from the coding sequence ATGTCCACCGACGTGTCGCCCTCCAAACAGATCCCCCACATCCGTGAGCTCCCCCTGCTTGGAAGTTTCCGTGACTTCACCGGAGACCGCCTGGGGTTGTTCATGCGCATCAGCCAGGAGTGCCCCGAGATTGGCGCGTTCCAGGTCGGTCCCATGCGCATGCTGCTCATCACCTCGGGTCAACTCGCACAGTCCGTGTTGATCAACCAGGCGGATGAGTTCTTCTCGGGCAAGCTCCTGCAGGCGCTCGTGCCACTGATGGGCGCGCGCAACCTCATCATCATCCACGGGGATGAGCACCGGCAGCAGCGCAAGCTGCTCGCACCCGCCTTCCAGCCCCGCCGCCTGTCCGATTTCGCGGCCGTCATGGCGGACTACGCGGCCCAGATGGTCGCGGGTTGGGCGGAGGGCGAGGTCATCGACATCACCGAGCAGATGCCCCTGGTGACGATGCGCGTCGTGGGGAAGACCTTGTTCGACGTGGACTTCAAGCACGAGGCGCGCGAGCTCAACGACGCGATGACGGTCAGCGTGGACTACCTCGACTACCTGTCGAGCAGCCTCGTGCCGCTTCCGCTGTCCTGGCCCACTCCGCGCAATGCGCGCACGCGCCGTGCCCTGGCCACGATCCGCAACCAACAGACGGCGATCATCGAGGAGCGGCGCCGCAATCCGGGCAAGGACATGCTCTCCTCGCTCATCGGCTTCCGGGACGAGAACGGGCAGGGTCTGACGGACGAGCAGCTCCGGGACCATGCCTCCACCATCTTCGTCGCGGGCCACGAAACGGTGGCCATCGGGATGAGCTGGACCTGGTACCTGCTCCAGCACAATCCGGAGGTCTACGCGAAGCTGCGGCAGGAGGTGGACTCCGTGCTCGGGGGCCGTCTGCCGACCGCCGAGGATCTGCCCAAGCTCAGCTACACCCTCCAGGTCGTCAAGGAGGCCATGCGGCTGTACCCGCCGGGCTACATCATCAGCCGCGCGCCGCTGCACGACACCCGCGTGAACGGCTATGAGATGAAGACGAGCGACACCCTCCTCATCTCGCCCTACACGTTGCACCGCAACCCGGAGCTCTACCCCGAGCCCGAGAAGTTCCTGCCCGAGCGCTTCGCGCCGGAAGCGGAGAAGGCCCGGCCTCGCTACAGCTACATCCCGTTCAGCGCGGGCCCGCACACCTGCCTGGGCAACTTCTTCGCGCTGATGGAGGCCCAGCTCCTCTTGAGCGTCATGGTGCAGCGGGTGAACCTCGAGGCGCTCCCCAACCAGAAGGTGGTGGCTCATCCCGGCGTGAGCCTGCGCATGAGCAGCTACAAGCTGCGCGTGAGCCGCCGCGCGCCGGTGGAGCGACCCCAGGCCCACGTCGCCTCGGCCTGA
- the lpxB gene encoding lipid-A-disaccharide synthase: MSSAPQILVVAGEASGDAHAAELVAALKARRPDLTFFGMGGARLAAQGVELIYGAHEVNVMGITEVLPKIPRILQVMGGLSRAAAARRPACAILVDIPDFNLRLAARLKKLGVPIAYYVSPMIWAWRRGRVKTIARLVDRMLCILPFEEAFYREAGVAARYVGSPVVEQVPAPASAASFRQKLGLSPDTPTLALLPGSRMSEIRRILPTMVGAAKRLVGERPGLQVVVPVAPTIDREEILSRFEGSGVRPVLVEGRAPEVVGASDAAIVASGTAALEAGLMQRPLVVVYRVSLLTYLVGRMLLKVAHVALVNLLAGRRVVPELLQGDMTPERIAEEIRRLWVPGAPREEMLQGLEEVRSRLGEAGAAERAAETVLELLPPAEPLRASVG, translated from the coding sequence ATGTCCTCCGCTCCCCAAATACTCGTCGTGGCCGGTGAAGCGTCCGGTGACGCCCACGCCGCCGAACTCGTCGCGGCCCTCAAGGCCCGCCGCCCGGATCTCACCTTCTTCGGAATGGGAGGCGCGCGACTGGCCGCCCAGGGCGTGGAGTTGATCTACGGCGCCCACGAGGTCAACGTCATGGGCATCACCGAGGTGCTGCCCAAGATTCCGCGCATCCTCCAGGTGATGGGCGGATTGTCCCGAGCCGCCGCGGCTCGCCGTCCCGCCTGCGCCATCCTCGTGGACATCCCCGACTTCAACCTGCGGCTCGCCGCGCGTCTCAAGAAGCTGGGCGTTCCCATCGCCTACTACGTCTCGCCGATGATCTGGGCCTGGCGCCGGGGCCGGGTGAAGACGATCGCCAGGCTGGTGGACCGCATGCTCTGCATCCTCCCCTTCGAGGAGGCCTTCTACCGGGAGGCGGGTGTCGCCGCGCGCTACGTGGGCAGCCCCGTGGTGGAGCAGGTGCCCGCGCCCGCGAGCGCCGCCTCCTTCCGCCAGAAACTGGGATTGTCCCCGGACACGCCCACCCTGGCCCTTCTGCCCGGCAGCCGCATGAGCGAAATCCGCCGCATCCTGCCCACCATGGTCGGCGCGGCGAAGCGATTGGTAGGCGAGCGCCCCGGACTCCAGGTGGTGGTCCCCGTGGCGCCCACCATCGACCGGGAGGAGATCCTCTCGCGCTTCGAGGGCAGCGGCGTGCGACCCGTCCTCGTGGAGGGCCGTGCGCCCGAGGTGGTGGGCGCCAGTGACGCGGCGATCGTCGCCTCGGGAACGGCGGCGCTGGAGGCGGGGCTGATGCAACGGCCCCTGGTGGTGGTCTACCGCGTCTCGCTGCTCACGTACCTCGTGGGCCGCATGCTGTTGAAGGTCGCGCACGTGGCGCTCGTCAACCTGCTGGCCGGACGCCGGGTGGTGCCCGAGCTGCTCCAGGGCGACATGACACCCGAGCGCATCGCCGAGGAGATCCGCCGCCTGTGGGTCCCCGGAGCGCCCCGCGAGGAGATGCTCCAGGGACTGGAGGAAGTGCGCTCGCGGCTCGGGGAGGCCGGGGCCGCCGAGCGCGCGGCCGAGACGGTGCTGGAGTTGCTACCTCCCGCGGAGCCCCTGCGCGCCTCGGTGGGATGA